cggtgcatggagcctgcttctccctctgcctgtgtctctgcctctctctctctcaatctctctctctctctcgtgactataatacataaataaataaaaattaaaaaaaaaaagtttatttttagtaatttttacacctaatgtggagcttgaactcacaagccagagatcaagagtcgcatgctcttccaactaagccagccaggcacccccaagacAGACTGAGATATTCTGGTGCAATTTGCACTGATTGCTAAAGACAATTGTGGACAGTGTGGAGCAGCCATCTTCCACCCTTCTCCAGAGAGGCAAGAAACCCTGTCTGCAGAAAAGAGCCTGGAGGGGAGCCCTCAGGCTCTGAGACACACCAGCTGGCATGATACCGCCAACTTTCCAGGTCTCTCTGCCAAGTCCTCAAGGGGAAAAGAGAACATATCCCCACCCTGGCCTCAGAGGCACATGTCTAGAGAATGTCCCTGGAGTGGAACCAGCCTCTTTGGGAACTACCGGTACACTGTGCTAAAGGCATGTGACCTTAGCTCCTGTTTCAGGTATCCGTTGCTGTGTAACCACTCCAAGGCTTAAGTGGCTTCAAACACAGTCATCATTTTTCCTGATGCTGGAGCTTGGCAGGCTCAGCTGGCAGTGGTGTAGGCAGTCTCTTAAGTGTTGTGTCCAGCTGGGGGCATGACTGAGACCAGAACACCCCATGTGGCCTCTGCCCATCCAGGGTCTTTCCCCAAGGCTCCTGACCAATCATCTAGCCTGCACTTCCTTACAGCACAGGGCAGCAGCTGGCTTCctagagagaggaagcaagaacCACTGGTCCTCTCACAGCTTGTGCTCAGAAGTCCCCAAACACCATTTCTGTGCCATTCTCCTGGTCAAAGCGAATTCCCATGCCTGCCCAGATTCAATGTCTTGATGAGAGAGTCCGTGTCATGATGAGAGAAGCAGCTTACACTTACAGCGATGGGAGGAAATGTTAGTAGCCATATTTGGAGAACTACCACCaccacatcaccaccaccatcacccaccaccacccccaccttgTAGCTGATTGCACCTTGAACAGCAGTCCCTGGAACTGAGTTGAGCAGATGAGAATCTGAACCTGAAGACAAACTGGCTGGAAAGTGGAGGTCTGTGGAGAGAATATAATTCGCCCTGAGCATCTGCTCATACAGTGAGCTGGGGGAGGTGGTCTGCAGGAGGAAGGTAGGGAAAGGGAACAGCTACGAGAAGGCATGAGTCCCTGAGAAAGTCGAGGGAGAACCATGTTGGCTTCTCTAATCCAGTTCGGGGTCTGTGCTGCCCTCAGAATCCTGTTTTTGCCTGTCGGGGAGATTGTCTGCTGCGTTCTCACCCTCTGGTTTTACATGCAACAGGAAGCTGTTGGCAGCTTTAAGCAGGTGCCTGGCATGATTtaatgtatgctttttttttttttaagattttatttttagggacacctggatggctcagtggttgagcatctccatttggcttggggtgtgattccggagtcccaggatcgagtctcacgtcaggctacATTCAGGGAGCCACGTCAGGCTcactacatggaacctgcttctctctcctcctgtgtctctgcctctctctctctctctctctgtctatcataaataaataaataatcttaaaaaataataaaaacatattttatttttaagtaatctctacagccatgTGGGGTGTGAACTCACAACCcttgtgagatcaagagttgcatattccactgactgagtcaaccaggcacccctgattttaaaattttttattatttatttttttgagataagctatttgttttttaaagattttatttatttgtgagatacacacacagagagagaaggaaaggcagagacacaaggcagagggagaagcaggttccatgtagtgagcccgacgtggcacttgatcccgggtccccaggatcaggccctggactgaaggcggcactaaacttccgagccacccgggctgccttaatttttttcaattaggctcccacacccaatgtggggcatgAACTCACTACAATCCcttagatcaagagtcatatgctctactgactgagccagccaggtgccacctGATACATGCTTTCTAAGTATAAATCATTTTCCTTCATGGAGAATGACTTGAAGGGGCCTGAGCAGTGGAAGTACAGAAATTTGTTAGGAGGCAATGGTCAATATCTGCAGAAGATGGAGTGGCTTGGCTTGGATTAGGATGCTGATAAGGAATGTAGGAGAGAAGCTTTATAATCTCTTTTGAAGTTAGAGCCATCAAGATATGTTGGGTgaggtacgcctgggtggctcagcggttgagcgtctgcctttgacagggcgtgatcccggagtttcGGGATTGagtctctcattgggctccctgtgaggaacctgcttctccctctgcctgtgtttctgcctctctctctgtgtgtgtctctcattcatgagagaggcagagacacaggtagagggagaagcaggctccatggagggagcctgatgcgggactcgatcccaggtctccaggatcaggccctgggctgaaggcggcgctaaaccgctgagccacctgggctgccccaaataaataaaatcttaaaaaaaaaaaaaaaaagatatgtttggCAGCCCAGGTgcttcagcggtttagcgttgcctttggcccaggtcgtggtcctggagtcctggaattgagtcccatgtcaggctccctgcatggagtttgcttctccctctgcctgtgtctctgcctctctctctctctctctctctctgtctctcatgaataaataaatgaaatttaaaaaagaaaagacatgttGGGTGATATGTGCAGAATGTGGTAAAGAGGAATTAAAGGTAAGTCCCAGTTTGGGGGCTGAAACAAGGCAAATGGAGGTGCCATTACTGAGACTCAGAAttctgggggaagggagaaaagttTGAGGGAGGAGACCAAGGATTCTGCTTGGGACATTTAATTAAGTCTGTGATGCTTGTTGGTATGTCCAAGAGGACATATCCATTCCTTCCCAGATTATACTCTAGCACCTCCACCATGGATTGGAGGCCCCTCAAGAGAGTGCTGGGTCTGTCAATGCCAGGGCAGGCCTTTAGCAATTCAGACACCCTAAATCCTGAAAAGATCAAACCTCTCCTcctatatgtaattaaaaatagaaactattaaaCATGAAAACCCTAAAACAACATGTTGCTGTAATTAAAATGGCTCTACTCTGGATTTTCTGAATGCAAAATTCTGAATGATTTAATTAAACACaaacttttctctctgcattGTTGGTGCCCCAAGTGCATGGGTAGTCAGCCCATTGATTAATGTAGCCCAGAGCCAGTTCCCAGTggccccagcacagggcctggagtTAAGTCAACAtaagaatgtttcttttcttttcttttctttttaagaatgtttCACCAATGGGGCAGTCCTGGGTGGCTgggcggtttggcaccgccttccgcccagggcatgatactggagacctgagactgagtcccatgtcgggctccctgcatggagcctgcttctccctctgcctgtgtctctgcctctctctctgtgtctttcgtgaataaataaaaacaaaatctgaaaaaaaaaaaaaaaaaaaagaatgtttcaccaatgaataaataaacattcgTATACGTTTTCCGCCCTTGAAGACTGAGCAGAAAGCCCTATGAGAAGGCACTGAGACAGCGACCCACTCACATCGGAAACCTGGCATACATGGTGACCTACCCTTAGTTCCCACAGTCACTTGGCTTCCCACAGTTCTGGTTTCCTAAGAAACTTCGGGGCTTTCTGGTGAAAACCTATCATTATCCTCAGCACCACAGAtccctgctgccctctgctgcccGATGGCCGAGTGCATATAATTCGGCCCCGGGAAGAGTCAGTGAGTTGGCAGGGGGCTTTAAACACTCCAGGATCCAGGGACCGAGGTGACCCATTCTCAGAAAGGAGGCAGTGACCGAATGACTAGGGAATTAACTAATCCTGAGATCTAGGGACTGAAGAACCAAGTGACCCAGTATCTGAGATCCACCGGCCTTGTGACCACAGAATCTAGGGGTTCAGCCACCCAGAAGCTGAGGACCCAGAGTCCGAAAGGAAAGATCGGATTGAAGACCCGAGGATCCAAGATCAAGGAGTTTTGTGAACACGTGTCCGCAGGATCCGCAGGTCCCCAGCCAGGTGTGCGGGAGCTCAGCGGCCCCCGGATGCGGCGCTCGAACCTACAGCTCAGGTGGGCAGCGTCTCTCTTACCACTTGGCGCCGCTCCAGACTTCCCTTGGCGTTCATTGGTGAGGCCTCGGAAGCGTGGACCAATCAAAACTCTCCTCGTGTCTCCAGCCCCCTCCCAGTCGCCGCTCTGGAAAGCTGGGGGCGGATCCCCTCCACGCCGACCCAATGGCAATGCAGGCGGAGCGCCGTGCTGGCTGGCGATTGGCTACCTCCACTGGTTCTGTCAGAGCCGGATTGGCCGGTGGCGGAGACGGAAGCGTCCCGTGGGCCCGAGCTGCCGGAGCTCGGCCGGGGCGATGTGGAGCGCGGGCCGCGGCCGAGCTGCCGGACCGGCGCTTCTGGGATTGCTGCTAACGCTCTTGGTGCCGGGCAGCGGTGCCGCCAAGACCGGCGCAAGGCTCGTGACCTGCGGGTCGGTGCTGAAGCTGTTCAACACGCAGCACAGGGTGCGGCTGCACTCGCACGACATCAAATACGGATCCGGTGCGCGGGGCCCGGGGCATCGTCGGGGGGCGGAGCCCGGGCTGGGAGTCTGAAGGTGGGGTGGCAGCGGGGGGTCGTCGAGGAGccgggctggggggctggagTTTCTGGGAGGGGCCATGGGGGCTAGGGCCGGACCGTCTTAAGGGGGGTCCTCGGGATATCGGGGGCTAGGCGTCCAGGAGCTGCGGGCCAAGGGACTCGGGAGGTCAGCGGGGGGCCCAGGGCCGGAGCTGGGGGTTGGGAGTGAGCCGTTGTCCTGCGGAGTTTACGGCGTCCGGGTCAAGGGCAGCGGGTTCAGAGACTGACCGCGACCCCGGGGtgcgtggggggggggtgtctctccTTAGGCAGCGGCCAACAATCGGTGACTGGCGTGGAGGCGTCTGACGACGCCAACAGCTACTGGCGGATCCGCGGCGGCTCGGAGGGCGGGTGCCCGCGCGGGTCCCCCGTGCGCTGCGGGCAGGCGGTTCGGCTCACGCACGTGCTCACCGGCAAGAACCTGCACACGCACCACTTTCCCTCGCCGCTGTCCAATAACCAGGTGAggctccgtgtgtgtgtgtgtgtgtgtgtgtgtgtgtgtgtgtgtgtgtagggccCGGGGACAGAATTTAGACTTCCTGTCAGTGGCTctcagcctcagcttcctctGCGAAATGAGCATTTCAGCCcagaaatgtttactgagcaccgcCTCTGCGGGGGTGACTACAGGAAGGGAGATCCGGCTTGATAGCTCATGTCCTGGGGGGTGAGCTGGACCCAGGAAAGGGATCCACAAGGCCTTTGGGGTGGGGAATATGAAACCCAGCAGGGGAGCAGGAACTCCCAGCTGGGTCTGGAAGGCCGAGTAGGAGTTCTCCAGGCCACAGAGGGGAGACTAGGGCCTTGTGCTCCAACGGAATTCATTGGAACTGAGGGTTGGAGAGGTGGAGGGTGGAGTTTGGGTGGGAGGGGCTTGAGGGGCTTATGGGGTTAGGGAGGGAGTGGGTAGAAACAGAGGCTGCCTGGGGGACTTGTCAGAAGAAAGACTATGAAATAGAGACCTGTCAGCCTGAGGGGCTGGACATCATGCtgagtgaggctcagagaagtttgAAGGGGAACatggaggagaaaggagacaggaggaggaggccttAGCTACTTGAGGGCCAAGGGTTACTGCCCAGACAGATGTGTCTGGTTTGGTAGGGTGTACATGTGTTTGAAGACACCCATTTGGGAAGAGCCTACTGGGTGCTGGAGGTGGTGGCGGTAGTGTCCTATTTTTACAGCtgtggaagctgaggctcagaaaggtacCGGGAAGGAACCAAGGCCCTGTGCCCTGGGTGTGAGTGCTGCTGCCAAAGGGATCACAGGGGACCTAGTGTGCCCTCTGTGATGAGCACTGCCCTTCTACCCCCTGTACCCAT
This genomic interval from Vulpes lagopus strain Blue_001 chromosome 14, ASM1834538v1, whole genome shotgun sequence contains the following:
- the SDF2L1 gene encoding stromal cell-derived factor 2-like protein 1; translated protein: MWSAGRGRAAGPALLGLLLTLLVPGSGAAKTGARLVTCGSVLKLFNTQHRVRLHSHDIKYGSGSGQQSVTGVEASDDANSYWRIRGGSEGGCPRGSPVRCGQAVRLTHVLTGKNLHTHHFPSPLSNNQEVSAFGEDGEGDDLDLWTVRCSGQHWEREAAVRFQHVGTSVFLSVTGEQYGSPIRGQHEVHGMPSANTHNTWKAMEGIFIKPSVDPSAGHDEL